From Cellulophaga lytica DSM 7489, a single genomic window includes:
- the ruvC gene encoding crossover junction endodeoxyribonuclease RuvC, translated as MAKERIILGVDPGTTIMGFGLIKVVGKKMEFLQMNELLLQKYNDPYTKLKLIFERTIELIDTYHPDEMALEAPFYGKNVQSMLKLGRAQGVAMAAGLSRQLVITEYMPKKIKMAITGNGNASKEQVAGMLKSTLGLKELPKNLDATDGLAAAVCHFYNSGKLETGKSYSGWDSFVKQNQNRVKK; from the coding sequence GTGGCTAAAGAAAGAATTATATTGGGGGTAGATCCTGGTACTACTATTATGGGCTTTGGCCTTATAAAAGTGGTAGGTAAAAAAATGGAATTTTTGCAAATGAACGAACTTTTATTGCAGAAGTATAATGACCCTTACACCAAACTTAAACTTATTTTTGAGCGCACTATAGAGCTTATAGATACGTATCACCCAGATGAAATGGCTTTAGAAGCGCCTTTTTATGGTAAAAATGTACAGTCTATGTTAAAATTAGGCCGTGCACAAGGTGTTGCTATGGCTGCTGGTTTATCTAGGCAACTAGTAATTACTGAGTATATGCCTAAAAAAATTAAAATGGCAATTACGGGTAATGGTAATGCAAGTAAAGAGCAAGTAGCTGGGATGTTAAAAAGTACTTTAGGGTTAAAAGAATTGCCTAAAAACTTAGATGCTACAGATGGTTTGGCTGCTGCAGTGTGTCATTTTTACAATAGCGGAAAATTAGAAACAGGTAAAAGTTACTCTGGTTGGGATTCTTTTGTAAAGCAAAACCAAAATAGGGTAAAAAAATAA
- the hemW gene encoding radical SAM family heme chaperone HemW, with product MAGIYIHIPFCKQACHYCDFHFSTSMGKKEEMLQAISKELVLRKNEFKQTSVETIYFGGGTPSVLNANEINRLIKKVYENYNVVKNPEITLEANPDDLSTLKIEQLAVSKVNRLSIGVQSFFEDDLKLMNRAHNAKEAESCIALATKYFSDITIDLIYGIPGMSNDKWMQNIHKALSFGLPHISSYALTVEPKTALEKFIKKGEIAPVKDSVAQEHHKILVKELAKEGFVNYEFSNFGKPDFFSKNNTAYWLGKKYIGVGPSAHSFNGESRSWNVNNNPKYIKALAQNKLPQEIEELSVVDRYNEYVMTGLRTIWGVSLQKVQEDFGLKYVTYLEKEANKKIEKGLLQLKNNTLLVTAKGKFLSDGIAADLFIVNL from the coding sequence ATGGCAGGTATTTATATACACATTCCTTTTTGTAAACAGGCTTGTCATTATTGCGATTTTCATTTTTCTACCTCTATGGGGAAAAAGGAAGAAATGCTACAGGCTATTTCTAAGGAGCTTGTTTTACGTAAAAACGAGTTTAAGCAAACCAGTGTAGAAACCATTTATTTTGGTGGAGGTACGCCTTCTGTTTTAAATGCCAATGAAATAAATAGGCTTATAAAAAAAGTTTACGAAAATTACAATGTTGTTAAAAATCCAGAGATAACTTTGGAGGCTAATCCGGATGATTTATCTACTTTAAAAATAGAACAACTTGCAGTATCAAAGGTAAACAGACTTAGTATTGGAGTGCAGTCTTTTTTTGAAGACGATTTAAAACTGATGAATAGGGCGCACAATGCTAAAGAGGCTGAAAGTTGTATTGCTTTGGCAACCAAATACTTTTCAGACATAACAATAGATTTAATTTACGGTATTCCAGGAATGAGCAATGATAAATGGATGCAAAACATACACAAAGCTTTATCTTTTGGTTTGCCACATATTTCTAGTTATGCACTTACAGTAGAGCCAAAAACTGCTTTAGAAAAATTTATTAAAAAAGGAGAAATAGCTCCTGTAAAAGATAGTGTTGCTCAAGAGCATCATAAAATTCTGGTAAAAGAATTGGCTAAAGAGGGTTTTGTAAATTATGAGTTTTCTAACTTTGGAAAACCAGATTTTTTTTCTAAAAATAATACCGCATATTGGTTGGGTAAAAAATATATTGGTGTTGGGCCATCTGCACATTCTTTTAACGGGGAAAGCAGGAGTTGGAATGTGAATAATAACCCTAAATACATAAAAGCATTAGCGCAAAATAAGCTGCCACAAGAGATAGAAGAATTGTCTGTAGTGGATAGGTATAATGAATATGTTATGACCGGTTTAAGAACTATTTGGGGTGTTTCACTACAAAAGGTACAGGAAGATTTTGGATTAAAATATGTGACTTATTTAGAAAAAGAGGCAAATAAAAAAATTGAAAAAGGTCTGTTGCAACTTAAAAATAATACACTTTTAGTGACAGCAAAAGGTAAATTTTTAAGTGATGGTATAGCAGCAGATTTGTTTATTGTTAACTTATAA
- a CDS encoding DUF4230 domain-containing protein, which produces MDSLIEVFLGLILGAILMYWVYSFFRTKKTKEVTHTQSTVLLEKIKRVCKLISVEGDFAEVYQYHNTKEHFMSLVSSKKKALVIINAKVQIGYDLKKILLNADDSKKRIILKNFPEPEVLSVSPELQFYDIKNGLFNSFSPEDLTNVNKEAKEHILEKIPVSGLMDTARKEALEAILLIESIVETIGWTLDYSALKIENKQEVKQIEKEINK; this is translated from the coding sequence ATGGATAGTTTAATAGAGGTTTTTTTAGGGTTAATTTTAGGGGCTATACTTATGTATTGGGTGTATTCCTTTTTTAGAACTAAAAAGACCAAAGAAGTTACACATACACAGTCTACTGTTTTATTAGAAAAAATAAAAAGGGTTTGTAAATTAATATCTGTAGAAGGAGATTTTGCAGAAGTATACCAATACCACAATACCAAAGAGCATTTTATGAGTTTGGTAAGTAGTAAAAAAAAGGCATTAGTAATTATAAACGCTAAAGTGCAAATTGGGTATGATCTAAAAAAAATTCTTTTAAATGCAGATGATAGTAAAAAGAGAATTATACTCAAGAATTTTCCAGAGCCAGAGGTGTTGTCAGTTTCTCCTGAGCTTCAGTTTTATGATATTAAAAACGGATTATTTAATTCGTTTTCTCCAGAGGATTTAACTAATGTGAATAAAGAGGCAAAGGAGCATATTTTAGAGAAAATACCTGTAAGTGGTTTAATGGATACGGCCCGTAAAGAAGCGTTAGAGGCAATACTTTTAATAGAGTCTATTGTAGAAACTATTGGGTGGACGTTAGATTATTCTGCGTTAAAAATTGAAAATAAACAAGAGGTAAAGCAAATAGAAAAAGAAATAAATAAATAG
- a CDS encoding AraC family transcriptional regulator, protein MKLTYKQTEKRPENSFLARQDRMPCIEQNWHFHKELELIYFIKSTGTRYVGNSIGNFAPGELYLIGSNVPHLFKNHKEYYADKLEDEAVNLIVIKFENDFLGSDFLDLAEAKKLQVLFKKANMGLQFSKAATYLAHNHILGLVGNKGLSRIIGLLKILDILSVSENYKPLCSEVITNTYNKNEKDRMARVILFLTENFDKKIELEEVASIAFMTPNAFCRYFKKRTHKSFTQYLNEIRLRHACKLLIEGEMQISTVCYQSGFNTLTNFNRQFKALMKVTPSEYMEKYNKKITSII, encoded by the coding sequence ATGAAGTTAACATACAAACAAACAGAGAAAAGGCCTGAAAACTCTTTCCTAGCTCGCCAAGATAGAATGCCATGTATTGAGCAAAATTGGCATTTTCATAAGGAACTAGAGCTTATCTATTTTATAAAAAGCACAGGCACTCGTTATGTTGGTAACTCTATAGGAAATTTTGCACCAGGGGAATTGTATTTAATTGGAAGCAATGTTCCACACCTGTTTAAAAACCATAAAGAATATTACGCAGATAAACTAGAAGACGAAGCGGTAAACCTCATAGTAATTAAGTTTGAAAATGATTTTTTAGGTTCAGACTTTTTAGATTTGGCAGAGGCAAAAAAACTACAAGTTCTTTTTAAAAAAGCCAATATGGGACTTCAATTTTCTAAGGCTGCAACATACTTAGCTCATAACCACATACTAGGTTTAGTGGGTAACAAAGGCTTATCTAGAATAATTGGCTTGTTAAAAATTTTAGACATTTTATCTGTAAGTGAAAACTATAAACCTTTATGCTCAGAGGTTATAACAAACACATACAACAAAAACGAAAAAGACCGTATGGCAAGAGTAATTTTATTTTTAACTGAAAATTTCGACAAAAAAATAGAATTAGAAGAAGTAGCCTCTATAGCTTTTATGACTCCAAATGCTTTTTGTAGATACTTTAAAAAAAGAACCCATAAATCTTTTACGCAATACCTTAATGAAATTAGATTAAGACACGCCTGCAAACTTTTAATAGAAGGAGAAATGCAAATTTCTACAGTTTGTTACCAATCCGGATTTAATACGCTTACAAATTTTAACAGACAATTTAAAGCATTAATGAAAGTAACACCTTCTGAATATATGGAGAAATACAATAAAAAAATAACCTCTATTATTTAA
- a CDS encoding cyclase family protein → MKAVITVRTKKYSINLNDALDISMPLKGDKSNVNAWYVGAPVIEPHTDGDFVGLVSEGSSVNFNNISFNPHAHGTHTECVGHITEKFVSVNQKLKQFFFLAEVITIAPEKIGDDFVISKKQLQYALGKKKREAVVIRTIPNLEDKIGAQYSNTNPPYLLEEGAVFLREKGVEHLLIDLPSVDKEKDDGKLVSHKAFWNFEGKIRENATITEFIYVANTIEDGTYFLNLQVAPFENDASPSRPVLYKIEE, encoded by the coding sequence ATGAAGGCAGTTATTACAGTAAGAACAAAAAAATATTCAATAAATTTAAATGATGCATTAGATATTTCTATGCCTTTAAAAGGGGATAAGTCTAATGTAAATGCTTGGTATGTTGGTGCGCCAGTTATAGAGCCACATACAGATGGTGATTTTGTTGGTTTGGTAAGTGAGGGTTCATCTGTAAACTTTAATAATATAAGTTTTAATCCGCATGCACACGGTACGCATACAGAGTGTGTGGGGCATATTACAGAGAAATTTGTGTCTGTAAATCAAAAATTAAAACAATTTTTCTTTTTGGCAGAAGTAATTACCATTGCACCAGAAAAAATAGGAGACGATTTTGTTATTTCTAAAAAGCAATTGCAATATGCTTTAGGTAAAAAAAAGAGAGAGGCTGTTGTTATACGAACAATTCCTAATTTAGAAGATAAAATAGGAGCGCAATATTCCAATACCAATCCACCTTACTTGTTAGAGGAAGGAGCTGTTTTTTTAAGAGAAAAAGGAGTAGAGCACTTGCTAATAGATTTGCCATCTGTTGATAAGGAAAAAGATGATGGTAAGTTAGTTTCTCATAAGGCATTTTGGAATTTTGAAGGTAAAATTAGAGAAAATGCCACTATAACAGAATTTATATATGTTGCTAATACTATTGAAGATGGCACATATTTTTTAAATTTGCAAGTAGCTCCTTTTGAGAATGATGCAAGTCCTAGTAGGCCTGTTTTGTATAAAATTGAAGAGTAA
- a CDS encoding Dabb family protein, translating to MSVNNFESAFVHNVYFWLKNPDSEDDKKAFVTSLRKFLNASKYASTNFIGTPPAATRDVVDGSFTFSLLVSFTSAENQQKYQDEEAHLTFIEESARLWDKVIVYDSTTV from the coding sequence ATGAGCGTAAATAATTTTGAATCAGCATTTGTGCATAACGTATATTTTTGGTTAAAAAATCCAGATAGCGAAGATGATAAAAAAGCTTTTGTAACATCATTACGTAAGTTTTTAAATGCTTCTAAATATGCAAGTACTAATTTTATAGGTACACCACCAGCAGCTACTAGAGATGTGGTAGATGGTAGTTTTACGTTTAGCTTATTGGTTTCGTTTACATCGGCAGAAAATCAACAAAAATACCAAGATGAAGAGGCACACTTAACTTTTATAGAAGAATCTGCTCGCTTATGGGATAAGGTTATTGTATATGATTCTACAACAGTTTAA
- a CDS encoding MmcQ/YjbR family DNA-binding protein — protein MNVEEVRAYCILKKGITEEFPFDEHTLVFKVLGKMFALLPLERLPPQINLKCNPELSLKLREKYDGDIAPGFHMNKKHWNTILIERISPSLLKELIDHSYNLVVSKLTKKQQAELAKLKE, from the coding sequence ATGAATGTAGAAGAGGTTAGGGCATATTGCATTTTAAAAAAAGGAATTACAGAAGAGTTTCCTTTTGATGAGCATACTTTGGTTTTTAAGGTTTTGGGTAAAATGTTTGCCTTGTTACCGTTAGAGCGCTTGCCACCTCAAATTAATTTAAAGTGTAACCCAGAGTTGTCATTAAAACTTAGAGAAAAGTATGATGGTGATATTGCACCAGGTTTTCATATGAATAAAAAACACTGGAATACAATACTAATAGAACGTATTTCTCCTAGTTTACTAAAAGAATTAATAGATCATTCATACAATTTAGTAGTATCTAAACTTACCAAAAAACAACAAGCAGAGTTAGCTAAGCTAAAGGAATAA